The following proteins come from a genomic window of Methanosarcina sp. MTP4:
- a CDS encoding F420H2 dehydrogenase subunit FpoO has protein sequence MADCDLCGRGIPTVNPVRVFRPLLKFAYPEGVWTGLCENCLESADKTRVKVEKEELAGTPGKCKLCGTKTDLYPVELHIPNFSKGVMTENAMLCKKCLDAAGESYVKFKREQAEHGHGHH, from the coding sequence ATGGCAGACTGTGATCTATGCGGACGCGGAATCCCCACCGTTAACCCGGTGCGGGTTTTCCGCCCCCTCCTCAAATTCGCCTACCCCGAAGGAGTCTGGACAGGCCTCTGCGAGAACTGTCTCGAATCCGCCGACAAAACCCGCGTAAAAGTGGAAAAAGAAGAACTTGCAGGTACCCCCGGCAAATGTAAACTCTGCGGGACAAAAACCGACCTCTACCCCGTGGAACTGCATATCCCCAACTTCTCAAAAGGTGTCATGACTGAAAATGCCATGCTCTGCAAGAAGTGCCTGGATGCAGCCGGTGAAAGCTACGTCAAGTTCAAAAGAGAACAGGCGGAACACGGGCACGGGCATCATTAA
- the fpoM gene encoding F(420)H(2) dehydrogenase subunit M: MLPVASLLILVPLIFAAVTFFTKTKEQAAGMGLLGSLVTLGITLYAYMNFDSSTAAMQFFESMEWIPSLGISYTVGIDGISMPLILLNAIVIPLLVVYSWSEDREAPNRFYGLILAMQAAVIGVFVSLDFFMFYIFWELTLIPLFFMVNIWGGEKRAHASYKFFIYTHVASLVMLLGIFGIFYASWQQTGVPTFDIRELISQYQFFESGMLKDAIFLALLFGFLAKIPSFPFHSWLPDAYSEAPTAGSVLFVLLKIGGYGLFRIILPMLPNAGSPDLFIVLMGLLGSVSILYGALLALRQKDLKRMIAYSSVSHMGYVTLGAAGLVALSVSGAMFQQFSHGLIMAILFMSAGAIHSSAGTRIINDLGGLAQKMPKLTVIMMLAFMASLGLPGLTGFIAEFLVLTFTFANLPGFVVIALLAIVITAGYHLWAMQRAMFGVYNEKLGDVKDINSLQVFSMAIIALLVLYFGLHPNPVLDMMITNSEAIVSLAAGAGV; encoded by the coding sequence ATGCTGCCGGTAGCATCGTTGCTGATTCTGGTGCCGCTGATTTTTGCAGCAGTGACCTTTTTCACAAAAACGAAAGAACAGGCTGCAGGAATGGGCCTGCTCGGTTCGCTTGTAACGCTTGGAATCACCCTCTACGCCTACATGAACTTTGACAGCAGCACGGCTGCCATGCAGTTCTTTGAGTCGATGGAGTGGATTCCTTCCCTAGGGATCAGTTACACCGTGGGGATTGACGGCATTTCCATGCCCCTGATCCTCCTGAACGCGATAGTAATTCCGCTGCTTGTTGTTTATTCCTGGAGCGAGGACAGAGAAGCCCCTAACAGGTTCTACGGCCTGATCCTTGCCATGCAGGCAGCAGTTATAGGGGTCTTCGTGTCCCTTGACTTCTTCATGTTCTACATCTTCTGGGAACTCACCCTGATCCCCCTCTTCTTCATGGTGAACATCTGGGGAGGAGAAAAGCGAGCCCATGCGTCCTACAAGTTTTTCATTTACACGCATGTCGCTTCCCTGGTGATGCTCCTCGGGATCTTCGGGATCTTCTATGCCTCCTGGCAGCAGACCGGGGTGCCCACCTTTGACATCAGGGAACTGATCTCTCAGTACCAGTTCTTTGAGTCCGGAATGCTGAAAGACGCCATTTTCCTGGCGCTTCTCTTCGGGTTCCTGGCAAAAATCCCATCCTTCCCCTTCCACTCCTGGCTTCCGGATGCCTATTCCGAAGCCCCCACCGCAGGCAGCGTGCTCTTCGTCCTGCTCAAGATCGGAGGGTACGGGCTCTTCAGGATCATACTCCCCATGCTCCCTAACGCAGGCAGCCCTGACCTGTTCATTGTTCTGATGGGCTTGCTCGGGTCGGTCAGTATCCTTTACGGAGCTCTCCTGGCGCTCAGGCAAAAGGACCTCAAGCGTATGATCGCCTACTCCAGTGTGAGCCACATGGGGTACGTGACCCTCGGTGCTGCAGGCCTGGTTGCCCTTTCAGTCTCAGGCGCAATGTTCCAGCAGTTCTCTCACGGGCTGATTATGGCAATCCTGTTTATGTCGGCAGGCGCCATCCACAGCAGTGCAGGGACGAGGATTATAAACGACCTTGGCGGGCTTGCCCAGAAGATGCCAAAGCTGACAGTCATCATGATGCTTGCTTTCATGGCTTCGCTTGGTCTTCCCGGGCTGACCGGCTTCATTGCCGAGTTCCTGGTGCTGACCTTCACTTTCGCGAACCTGCCTGGCTTTGTGGTGATAGCTCTCCTGGCAATCGTGATTACCGCTGGCTACCACCTCTGGGCAATGCAGAGGGCAATGTTCGGTGTGTATAATGAGAAGCTCGGGGACGTGAAAGACATTAACTCCCTCCAGGTCTTTTCCATGGCAATAATTGCCCTCCTGGTGCTCTACTTCGGTCTGCACCCGAATCCGGTGCTTGATATGATGATTACTAATTCGGAAGCAATAGTCAGCCTGGCGGCTGGAGCGGGGGTGTGA
- the fpoN gene encoding F(420)H(2) dehydrogenase subunit N has protein sequence MVDLMLLAPEIAIAVTGLFVLVTGIFMSPQAKNMLGYLATFGVLAALGLTVASFGTEAVMFSGTVSIDALSQFFKLVFLAVALLVSVAAIKYNEDSDHTEEFYALVLFATFGMMFVASANDLIVLFCAFELASLATYALAGYEKQNPRSLEASMKYFVIGSVSAALMLFGLTYVYGATGTTSIPLIAANCGLLVDNPIGLVAVVLLIAGFGFKMALVPFHMWAPDTYQGSPSVVSALLAAGSKKMGFVAAFRVFIVALAALQPDWQLAFTILAVVTMTFGNVVAVSQTSVKRMLAYSSLAQAGYIAMAFVVMTPMALAGGILYALAHAFMKAGAFIAAGAVVWMVTSEKKGNLEVPDHLDSFKGLGKRMPIAAFAMMVFVFALAGIPPTAGFMAKFVLFSSTIQAGMTWLAVIAILNSALSLFYYARLVKYMYFLPPEGEKIGTPFPYALALLLAVAGVLVIGIWPEPFVQWAMEAASVLV, from the coding sequence ATGGTAGACCTTATGTTACTTGCACCTGAAATCGCAATCGCGGTTACCGGCCTCTTTGTCCTGGTCACGGGGATTTTCATGTCCCCCCAGGCAAAGAACATGCTCGGCTACCTGGCAACCTTCGGGGTCCTGGCTGCTCTCGGCCTGACGGTCGCAAGCTTCGGGACCGAAGCGGTGATGTTCTCGGGAACGGTCAGTATCGATGCCCTTTCCCAGTTCTTCAAGCTGGTCTTCCTGGCAGTCGCCCTGCTGGTCTCGGTAGCTGCCATAAAGTATAATGAGGACAGCGACCACACCGAAGAGTTCTATGCCCTGGTGCTCTTTGCAACCTTTGGCATGATGTTCGTGGCTTCAGCCAATGACCTGATCGTGCTCTTCTGCGCCTTCGAACTTGCAAGTCTCGCAACCTACGCCCTTGCAGGCTATGAGAAGCAGAACCCGAGGTCCCTTGAAGCCTCCATGAAGTACTTCGTGATTGGCTCGGTCTCGGCTGCCCTGATGCTCTTCGGGCTTACCTACGTCTACGGAGCAACCGGCACGACCAGCATCCCCCTGATCGCTGCAAACTGCGGCCTTCTCGTGGACAACCCGATCGGGCTTGTGGCAGTGGTCCTGCTGATTGCAGGGTTCGGTTTCAAGATGGCTCTTGTCCCCTTCCACATGTGGGCTCCGGATACCTACCAGGGTTCCCCCTCGGTTGTGTCTGCCCTCCTTGCGGCAGGGTCCAAGAAGATGGGCTTCGTGGCAGCTTTCAGGGTTTTCATCGTAGCCCTGGCAGCCCTCCAGCCTGACTGGCAGCTAGCCTTTACGATCCTGGCTGTTGTCACCATGACCTTCGGAAACGTGGTCGCAGTGTCTCAGACCAGTGTCAAGCGCATGCTCGCCTACTCTTCCCTTGCCCAGGCAGGGTACATCGCAATGGCTTTCGTGGTCATGACCCCGATGGCTCTTGCAGGCGGTATCCTCTATGCTCTTGCCCACGCCTTCATGAAGGCAGGCGCATTCATAGCAGCAGGGGCCGTTGTCTGGATGGTGACCTCCGAAAAGAAAGGCAACCTGGAAGTCCCCGACCACCTGGATAGCTTCAAGGGCCTTGGCAAGAGAATGCCAATCGCTGCCTTTGCAATGATGGTCTTCGTCTTCGCCCTTGCAGGAATCCCGCCAACCGCGGGCTTCATGGCCAAGTTCGTGCTCTTCTCCTCGACCATCCAGGCAGGCATGACCTGGCTGGCTGTAATCGCCATCCTGAACAGTGCCCTTTCCCTGTTCTACTACGCACGGCTCGTGAAGTACATGTACTTCCTGCCCCCCGAAGGCGAGAAGATCGGAACTCCCTTCCCGTATGCCCTCGCTCTCCTGCTCGCAGTGGCAGGCGTACTGGTAATCGGAATCTGGCCCGAACCCTTCGTGCAGTGGGCAATGGAAGCAGCAAGTGTACTGGTCTAA
- a CDS encoding metallophosphoesterase → MNINYKRVYLTIVIFFLFLMSVTSAEEINLELVGNIGELDGNNIPVSNSVISKGNPVASEDFTVVHFADIHMGMPQRLFAGEETPDEKREFFAEGILAANQLDPSHSLILVTGDLVEYNEEEYFDDFWNGIFSINNCTERVLCVPGNHDRRTKAIIDSNGSIIDDLEEYNERVEPLLPERKNYLSDDFNDYSIEVGDYMFIGLDSLSDYDAYYLTWGQFFDPTPESFGLNDTQIDALKELDRNKPKIIFMHHPAIRCTSVDDENPDGTGLPQSEPGGNDGCIAFNRVQFIDYCEDYNVKLVISGHTHQSHIIDSAGTPFFANELLLNEFPLNEFPLFVQTQSLAKHSEYFAPGYRTIEFKEGDIFIQQPVELTLERPTMISGSLSCPADLNAYDSEGRHTGPSSGKIDRNIPDSFYFSGYTVTLYDTTNYSAPETILLYNTGEEYVFEIRANFSENELNSVEEQHFNFTIKQRSDSGTTEVFYEFVPLTKNTVATIPINLTTQKYEMMIDTDDDGTIDETKEPDSIQTIIIGSTGVSNLESSSGSSWINFTWTNPSDPDFSRTEIYLNGIFQTNTSAEYFNATGLEPETSYTIGTHTVDIYGNVNETWVNATAVTKTIPEEKGAHRGGKGKGSARIIPAEPAPASNEMEEPEEGDESLRDVRNVDISPEEAEPAENLMDSEIPTATEEPATSETEGAAEEKKIPGFQIAFAISGLLAVLYLLRKQ, encoded by the coding sequence GTGAACATTAATTACAAACGAGTTTACTTAACGATAGTTATTTTCTTTTTGTTCCTTATGAGTGTTACTTCTGCAGAAGAAATCAATCTTGAACTTGTTGGAAATATAGGAGAACTAGATGGAAATAACATCCCTGTGTCTAATTCTGTTATTTCTAAAGGTAATCCTGTTGCTTCTGAAGATTTTACTGTAGTTCATTTCGCAGATATTCACATGGGGATGCCTCAAAGGTTATTTGCGGGTGAAGAAACTCCGGATGAAAAAAGAGAATTTTTTGCAGAGGGGATTCTTGCCGCAAATCAGTTAGATCCGTCCCATTCCTTAATTCTTGTGACCGGTGACCTGGTTGAGTATAATGAAGAGGAATATTTTGATGATTTCTGGAATGGAATATTTTCAATAAATAATTGTACGGAAAGAGTTCTCTGTGTACCTGGAAACCATGATCGCCGGACTAAGGCTATTATTGATTCAAATGGAAGTATAATTGATGACCTTGAAGAGTATAATGAGCGAGTAGAACCGCTGCTGCCGGAAAGAAAAAATTATCTTTCCGATGACTTCAATGATTATTCAATAGAAGTCGGCGACTATATGTTTATAGGCCTTGATTCATTGTCCGATTACGATGCCTATTATTTGACATGGGGTCAATTCTTTGATCCCACACCTGAATCATTCGGTCTCAATGATACTCAAATTGATGCTTTAAAAGAACTGGATAGAAATAAGCCTAAAATTATTTTTATGCATCATCCGGCAATTCGATGCACCTCAGTCGATGATGAAAACCCGGATGGTACCGGACTTCCCCAATCTGAGCCCGGTGGGAACGATGGTTGCATTGCGTTTAACAGAGTGCAATTTATAGATTACTGTGAAGATTACAATGTGAAACTCGTAATCTCAGGCCATACTCATCAGTCCCATATCATTGATTCAGCAGGAACGCCTTTTTTTGCAAATGAACTTCTTCTAAATGAATTTCCTTTAAATGAATTCCCTTTGTTTGTACAGACCCAGAGCCTTGCCAAACACAGTGAATATTTTGCACCCGGTTACAGGACAATAGAATTCAAAGAAGGGGATATTTTTATACAACAGCCGGTAGAGCTGACTCTTGAAAGACCAACAATGATATCCGGGTCTTTAAGTTGTCCTGCGGACTTAAACGCCTATGATTCGGAAGGCAGACATACGGGTCCTTCCTCCGGAAAAATTGACCGGAATATTCCGGATTCATTCTATTTCAGTGGCTACACTGTTACCTTATATGATACTACTAATTATAGCGCTCCTGAAACAATTTTGCTTTACAATACCGGCGAAGAATATGTTTTTGAAATCAGGGCGAATTTTTCAGAGAATGAGCTAAATTCTGTAGAAGAGCAGCACTTCAATTTCACTATAAAACAGAGATCTGATTCAGGAACTACCGAAGTATTTTATGAATTCGTGCCGTTGACTAAAAACACTGTTGCTACTATCCCGATCAATCTCACAACACAAAAATATGAGATGATGATTGATACGGATGACGATGGGACAATTGATGAAACAAAAGAGCCTGATTCTATTCAAACCATAATAATTGGCAGTACGGGGGTTAGCAATCTTGAATCAAGTTCCGGCTCAAGCTGGATCAACTTCACCTGGACCAACCCCTCAGACCCCGACTTCTCACGCACCGAAATATACCTTAACGGCATCTTCCAGACCAACACCTCTGCCGAATACTTCAATGCCACAGGGCTCGAACCCGAAACAAGTTACACAATCGGTACACACACGGTGGATATTTACGGGAATGTAAATGAGACCTGGGTCAATGCAACAGCCGTAACAAAAACAATCCCAGAAGAAAAAGGAGCTCACAGAGGTGGGAAAGGAAAGGGAAGTGCCAGGATAATTCCCGCAGAACCTGCACCGGCCTCTAATGAGATGGAAGAGCCTGAAGAAGGAGATGAATCACTTCGGGATGTGCGGAATGTAGATATATCCCCCGAAGAAGCAGAACCCGCTGAAAATTTGATGGATTCTGAGATTCCAACAGCTACTGAAGAACCCGCAACTTCAGAAACGGAGGGTGCTGCTGAAGAAAAAAAGATTCCGGGATTCCAAATCGCATTTGCGATTTCAGGACTTCTGGCTGTTCTCTACTTATTGAGGAAGCAGTAA